A single Natrinema pellirubrum DSM 15624 DNA region contains:
- a CDS encoding branched-chain amino acid transaminase produces the protein MGFDEMDVDTIWMDGEFVDWDDAQVHVLTHGLHYGSGVFEGARCYDTENGPALFRWEEHLDRLFQSAKPYEMDIEHSKEELTAATKELIQRQELRSCYIRPVAFYGYNSLGVSPKDCPTRTAIAAWPWGAYLGEDALENGIDVMISSWRKHASSQIPTNAKTTGLYVNSMLAGEEARRNGYAEAIVLNKEGNVAEGPGENVFLVRDDEIYTPGLSESILDGITRDAVIRIAEELGYTVHDDVSISRGELNTADELFFTGSAAEVTPIRKVDNVVVGDGSRGPVTEEIQQQFFDIVEQGSEEYDEWFEFVDIE, from the coding sequence ATGGGATTCGACGAGATGGACGTCGACACGATCTGGATGGACGGCGAGTTCGTCGACTGGGACGACGCGCAGGTCCACGTTCTCACGCACGGACTCCACTACGGCAGCGGCGTCTTCGAGGGCGCGCGCTGTTACGACACCGAGAACGGCCCCGCGCTCTTTCGCTGGGAGGAACACCTCGATCGGCTCTTCCAGTCGGCCAAGCCCTACGAGATGGACATCGAACACTCGAAGGAAGAACTCACTGCGGCGACGAAGGAACTCATCCAGCGCCAGGAACTGCGGTCGTGTTACATCCGCCCGGTTGCCTTCTACGGCTACAACTCGCTGGGCGTCAGTCCGAAGGACTGTCCGACCCGCACTGCCATCGCCGCCTGGCCGTGGGGTGCCTACCTCGGCGAGGACGCCCTCGAGAACGGCATCGACGTGATGATCTCCTCGTGGCGGAAACACGCCTCGAGCCAGATCCCGACCAACGCCAAGACCACGGGCCTGTACGTCAACAGTATGCTCGCGGGCGAGGAGGCCCGCCGGAACGGCTACGCGGAAGCGATCGTCCTCAACAAGGAGGGCAACGTCGCCGAAGGCCCCGGCGAGAACGTCTTCCTCGTGCGCGATGACGAGATCTACACGCCCGGCCTCTCGGAGTCGATCCTCGACGGGATCACCCGCGATGCGGTTATTCGGATTGCGGAGGAACTGGGCTACACTGTCCACGACGACGTCTCGATCTCGCGGGGCGAACTCAACACCGCCGACGAACTGTTCTTCACCGGCTCAGCCGCCGAAGTGACGCCGATCCGGAAAGTCGACAACGTCGTCGTCGGGGACGGCTCCCGCGGCCCCGTCACCGAGGAGATCCAACAGCAGTTCTTCGACATCGTCGAACAGGGCTCCGAAGAGTACGACGAGTGGTTCGAGTTCGTCGACATCGAATAG
- a CDS encoding DUF502 domain-containing protein produces the protein MASWKRDFASGLIVLGPILVTLYALYWLYGLVAGLTPGLILDAAALEAFIPGDGQQAVQTREQIAQFLRVIVALTVFIILTFSVGYLMRTTVGGLVERLVDNIANRVPVMRVVYNASKMAAETAFGEQESLQKPVKIETWEGLRMTAFKTGKVTDDGREVLFLPTSPNITTGYVVEVESDEITELDEDVEDALIRVLSAGFGDANRRGMDAGVSIDVIDEAGRTGSDDD, from the coding sequence ATGGCTTCGTGGAAGCGGGACTTCGCGAGCGGGCTGATCGTTCTCGGCCCGATCTTGGTCACGCTCTATGCGCTCTACTGGCTCTACGGACTCGTCGCCGGACTGACGCCCGGGCTCATTCTCGACGCGGCCGCGCTCGAGGCGTTTATCCCCGGCGACGGTCAACAGGCGGTCCAGACCCGCGAGCAGATCGCCCAGTTCCTCCGCGTGATCGTCGCCCTGACGGTCTTTATCATCCTGACGTTCTCGGTCGGCTATCTGATGCGGACGACGGTCGGCGGCCTCGTCGAGCGACTCGTCGACAACATCGCCAACCGCGTGCCGGTGATGCGGGTCGTCTACAACGCCTCGAAGATGGCCGCCGAGACGGCCTTCGGCGAACAGGAATCCCTGCAGAAGCCGGTCAAGATCGAGACCTGGGAGGGGCTCCGGATGACCGCGTTCAAGACCGGTAAAGTGACCGACGACGGGCGTGAGGTACTGTTCTTACCGACGTCACCCAACATCACGACAGGCTACGTCGTCGAGGTCGAGTCCGACGAGATCACCGAACTCGACGAGGACGTCGAGGACGCCCTGATCCGCGTTCTCAGCGCCGGCTTCGGCGACGCGAACCGGCGGGGGATGGATGCCGGCGTCTCGATCGACGTCATCGACGAGGCCGGGCGGACCGGGTCCGACGACGATTAA
- the ribB gene encoding 3,4-dihydroxy-2-butanone-4-phosphate synthase — protein MTGHHAGPQSNADGTGAGSGTGGPAADAFDRALESLRTGEPILVHDAADREGETDLIYHADAVTPEAVARLRNDAGGLICVALGYEIAEAFDLPFYSDAVEHPATADHELGYDDRSSFSLTVNHRDTYTGITDDDRSTTIRELGAAAATPETTAFAEEFRVPGHVHLLKGAPDLLAQREGHTELGLALADAAGRSPAVVVCEMLDDETGDALSPADARDYADRHGFAYLEGSEVLERCR, from the coding sequence ATGACGGGTCATCACGCGGGCCCACAGTCCAACGCCGACGGCACCGGGGCGGGTTCGGGTACCGGTGGCCCGGCCGCCGATGCGTTCGACCGCGCACTCGAGTCGCTTCGGACGGGCGAGCCGATCCTCGTCCACGACGCGGCCGACCGCGAGGGCGAGACGGACCTGATCTACCACGCCGACGCCGTCACTCCCGAGGCCGTGGCCCGACTGCGCAACGACGCCGGCGGGCTGATCTGCGTCGCGCTGGGCTACGAGATCGCCGAGGCGTTCGACCTCCCGTTTTACTCGGACGCGGTCGAGCATCCCGCGACGGCCGACCACGAACTCGGCTACGACGACCGCTCGTCGTTCTCGCTGACGGTCAACCACCGCGACACCTACACCGGAATTACCGACGACGACCGCTCGACGACCATTCGGGAGTTGGGCGCGGCCGCCGCCACGCCCGAGACGACCGCGTTCGCCGAGGAGTTCCGCGTCCCCGGCCACGTCCACCTGCTCAAGGGCGCACCGGACCTGTTGGCCCAGCGTGAGGGCCACACCGAACTCGGGCTCGCGCTGGCCGACGCCGCCGGCCGCTCGCCCGCCGTCGTCGTCTGTGAGATGCTCGACGACGAGACCGGCGACGCGCTCTCCCCGGCCGACGCCCGCGACTACGCCGACCGCCACGGCTTCGCCTACCTCGAGGGCAGCGAAGTCCTCGAGCGCTGTCGATAG
- a CDS encoding redoxin domain-containing protein translates to MLETGATAPTFDGPAAIDDEIRHVTFDEVTADSGVVLLVFYPADFSPSCTEELCSLRDLDLFGLQNDVSIVGVSTDSAFSHRAFADRYDLDFPLVSDSDGSIATTYGVLSDDQYGHRQAAKRAVFVLDGERTVHCAWSSDDPQRQPPLAEIRETIETISDDDAAVERYRIAHTHYREGVTEYERGREAFAAEDWVTAAAAFDAAVEPLTDALEAFDAARRYADDEAVARIAERANEQATDRRNAAKWYASAADHYGRGDETTGDDYRTDADPVHAAAADREEPPEPETLLETVDGDVADD, encoded by the coding sequence ATGCTCGAGACGGGGGCAACCGCACCGACGTTCGACGGGCCCGCAGCGATCGACGACGAGATCCGTCACGTCACGTTCGACGAGGTGACCGCCGACAGCGGCGTCGTCCTGTTGGTCTTCTACCCGGCCGATTTCAGCCCGAGCTGTACCGAGGAACTCTGTTCACTCCGCGATCTCGACCTGTTCGGGCTCCAGAACGACGTTTCGATCGTCGGGGTTTCGACCGACTCCGCGTTTAGCCATCGGGCGTTCGCGGACCGCTACGACCTCGATTTCCCGCTCGTGTCGGACAGCGACGGCTCGATCGCGACGACCTACGGCGTCCTTTCGGACGACCAGTACGGCCACCGGCAGGCGGCCAAACGCGCCGTGTTCGTCCTCGATGGGGAACGGACTGTCCACTGCGCCTGGTCGAGCGACGACCCACAACGGCAGCCGCCCCTGGCGGAGATCCGCGAGACGATCGAAACGATCTCCGACGACGATGCGGCCGTCGAGCGCTACCGGATCGCGCACACCCACTACCGCGAGGGCGTGACGGAGTACGAGCGGGGCCGCGAGGCGTTCGCGGCCGAGGACTGGGTGACGGCAGCCGCCGCCTTCGACGCCGCCGTCGAGCCGCTTACCGACGCGCTTGAGGCGTTCGATGCCGCCAGGCGGTACGCGGACGACGAGGCCGTCGCCCGGATCGCGGAACGGGCGAACGAACAGGCGACGGATCGGCGCAACGCCGCGAAGTGGTACGCGAGCGCGGCGGACCACTACGGCCGCGGCGACGAGACGACCGGCGACGACTACCGGACGGATGCCGACCCCGTTCACGCCGCCGCGGCCGACCGAGAGGAGCCGCCCGAACCCGAAACCCTCCTCGAGACCGTCGACGGGGACGTCGCGGACGACTGA
- a CDS encoding nuclear transport factor 2 family protein: MTPATLVRRYYDALDDHDYEALETVLAPQFVQRRPDRTFDDRAAFVAFMRDERPNPDTGHELAAVIADGDRVAVQGRVVDDGATLFEFADVFELADDRIVRLETYSR, encoded by the coding sequence ATGACCCCCGCCACCCTCGTCAGGCGCTACTACGATGCCCTCGACGATCACGACTACGAGGCGCTCGAGACGGTCCTCGCTCCTCAGTTCGTCCAGCGCCGCCCCGACCGCACCTTCGACGACCGGGCTGCGTTCGTCGCGTTCATGCGTGACGAGCGGCCGAATCCGGACACCGGCCACGAACTCGCGGCCGTCATCGCCGACGGCGACCGCGTCGCGGTGCAGGGTCGCGTCGTCGACGACGGCGCGACGCTCTTCGAGTTCGCGGACGTCTTCGAACTCGCGGACGATCGGATCGTCCGTCTCGAGACGTACTCGCGATAA
- a CDS encoding MFS transporter → MSLEGESTEEADPLDPFRQFVSLERDVLVLSVAMFAFSLGFQMTSRYMGEYLYALGASGLVVGLFGSFGNVISAVYPYPGGAISDRIGSRYALTAFGLCSTVGFGIWLVAPTLADVSVGPTSLAVVAVFLGLVLAQAWKSFGLGATFAIVKQAVPPSRLAAGFASTETFRRTAFLVGPLLAAALFYPFGSSDGGIVTAFQLILVVAVAFGALGTLVQHWLYDPAGDDIGSAFEGVTQLLADLRALPAELRPLLVADTLVRFANGMVYVFFVIVVTRFLEVGLSLSLPVIGAVDLSPQSYFGVLLGIEMLVALVTMIPVARAAERVGLKPVVAIGFAVYAIFPILLINAPPDAAVLAVLFAFSGLRFAGLPAHKALIVGPAERGAGGRVTGAYYLLRNLIVIPSAALGGLLWDGVPNPLTGAELFAGDPIVAFTVATAIGLFGTGYFLLFGEEFEAYQ, encoded by the coding sequence ATGAGCCTCGAGGGGGAGTCGACCGAGGAGGCCGATCCGCTCGATCCGTTCCGGCAGTTCGTCTCGCTCGAGCGGGACGTGCTGGTCCTCTCGGTGGCGATGTTCGCCTTCAGTCTGGGGTTTCAGATGACGAGCCGGTACATGGGCGAGTACCTGTACGCCCTCGGGGCCTCAGGGCTGGTCGTGGGGCTGTTCGGCTCGTTCGGAAACGTAATCAGCGCGGTGTATCCCTATCCCGGCGGCGCGATCTCGGATCGGATCGGCTCGCGGTACGCACTGACCGCGTTCGGGCTGTGTTCGACGGTCGGCTTCGGAATTTGGCTCGTCGCGCCGACGCTGGCGGACGTTTCGGTCGGTCCGACCTCGCTTGCGGTCGTCGCGGTCTTTCTCGGGCTCGTCCTCGCGCAGGCCTGGAAGTCCTTCGGGCTCGGGGCGACGTTCGCCATCGTCAAGCAGGCCGTTCCCCCGTCGCGGCTGGCGGCCGGCTTCGCCAGCACCGAGACGTTCCGCCGGACGGCCTTCCTCGTCGGCCCGCTGCTTGCTGCCGCGCTCTTTTATCCGTTCGGCTCGAGCGACGGCGGGATCGTCACCGCCTTCCAGTTGATCCTGGTCGTCGCGGTCGCCTTCGGCGCGCTGGGAACGCTGGTCCAACACTGGCTCTACGACCCCGCGGGCGACGACATCGGTTCGGCGTTCGAGGGTGTCACGCAGTTGCTCGCCGACCTCCGGGCGCTGCCGGCCGAACTACGCCCGCTGCTGGTCGCGGATACGCTCGTCCGCTTCGCCAACGGGATGGTCTACGTCTTCTTCGTCATCGTCGTCACGCGCTTTCTCGAGGTCGGGCTCTCGCTGTCGCTGCCGGTGATCGGCGCGGTCGATCTCTCGCCGCAGTCGTATTTCGGGGTGTTGCTGGGGATCGAGATGCTCGTGGCCCTGGTGACGATGATTCCGGTCGCGAGAGCGGCCGAGCGCGTCGGGCTCAAGCCGGTCGTCGCGATCGGCTTTGCGGTTTATGCGATCTTCCCGATCCTGCTGATCAACGCGCCGCCGGACGCGGCCGTCCTCGCGGTTCTCTTTGCCTTCTCCGGGCTCCGGTTCGCCGGGCTGCCGGCGCACAAGGCGTTGATCGTCGGCCCCGCCGAACGAGGTGCCGGCGGTCGGGTCACGGGCGCGTACTACCTGTTGCGAAATCTGATCGTGATTCCCAGCGCCGCGCTGGGTGGGCTGCTCTGGGATGGCGTTCCCAACCCGTTGACCGGTGCCGAACTGTTCGCCGGCGATCCGATCGTCGCCTTTACCGTCGCGACCGCCATCGGACTGTTCGGGACGGGCTATTTCCTCCTGTTCGGCGAGGAGTTCGAGGCCTATCAGTAA
- a CDS encoding stage II sporulation protein M: MSLSDYVAAVVAVLRRRPGDFLPAYLIGASIPAIVRTVPFLAVAVAYLFLATTGRLETIRTHLTDLEQPPTDPNADPEQFESWAAGLEPVVDQLVTPPLLALAAVTVLVSIALFALASAAVAAGQLGACYGRLRDERGLVAALSGARRYWPRFLGLFVLELLCWAVILVAVGTVTAVVAGSVSLLGGLSLLAVPVVLLAVGVAIIALLAIRAVFAFAPVAVVVDDAGVVGSLRHAAGFIRRQPVEAGFYYVMAVGAFLALSTVSGLLSLVDVVALGSLVTSFVLFPTLDLLKTAVYCGYRDRLEPPASPPRSPRGQFRAGLGRGWSALTAFVRSHPGTHVLVIVLAGLSFWAGWLVADPYAGTVEASIAGRLEGHFPPAAAVELFGNNWLVALSTAYGGLALVVPAIVSLLFNGVFLGAIARLETDPTQLAAFVAPHGIFEIPAILVSAALGIAVGAAGWRTLRGRASRVELADTLERAFWVLVGIGMVLAVAALIEGFVSPYYYRLFL; the protein is encoded by the coding sequence ATGTCCCTGTCAGATTACGTCGCCGCCGTCGTGGCCGTCCTCCGTCGCCGGCCGGGCGATTTCCTCCCGGCCTATCTCATCGGTGCGTCGATCCCCGCGATCGTCCGCACCGTCCCGTTTCTGGCCGTCGCCGTCGCCTACCTCTTTCTCGCGACGACCGGCCGCCTCGAGACGATTCGGACTCACTTGACCGACCTCGAACAGCCGCCAACCGATCCCAACGCCGATCCCGAACAGTTCGAATCGTGGGCGGCCGGCCTCGAGCCGGTCGTCGATCAGCTGGTGACGCCGCCGCTGCTCGCGCTCGCTGCGGTGACGGTCCTTGTGAGTATCGCGCTGTTCGCGCTCGCCTCGGCCGCCGTCGCCGCGGGCCAACTCGGGGCCTGTTACGGGCGGCTTCGGGACGAGCGCGGACTCGTCGCCGCGCTCTCCGGCGCTCGTCGGTACTGGCCGCGCTTTCTCGGCCTGTTCGTCCTCGAGCTACTGTGCTGGGCGGTTATTCTCGTCGCCGTGGGGACCGTGACCGCAGTGGTTGCCGGCAGCGTCTCGCTGTTGGGCGGGTTGAGCCTGCTGGCCGTCCCCGTCGTGTTGCTGGCCGTCGGCGTCGCGATCATCGCGCTCCTCGCGATTCGCGCCGTGTTCGCGTTCGCCCCGGTCGCGGTCGTCGTCGACGACGCGGGCGTCGTCGGCTCACTACGGCACGCGGCCGGCTTCATCCGCAGACAGCCGGTCGAGGCTGGCTTCTACTACGTCATGGCTGTCGGGGCGTTCCTCGCGCTCTCGACGGTCTCCGGACTGCTCTCGCTCGTCGATGTCGTCGCGCTGGGCTCGCTGGTCACGTCGTTCGTTCTCTTCCCAACGCTGGACCTGCTGAAAACGGCCGTCTACTGTGGCTATCGCGACCGGCTCGAGCCGCCCGCGTCGCCGCCCCGCTCTCCTCGGGGCCAGTTCAGAGCCGGCCTGGGACGTGGCTGGTCGGCGCTGACCGCGTTCGTCCGCTCGCATCCGGGCACCCACGTCCTGGTCATCGTCCTCGCCGGGCTGAGTTTCTGGGCCGGCTGGCTCGTCGCCGATCCCTACGCCGGCACCGTCGAGGCCTCGATCGCCGGCCGCCTCGAGGGACATTTCCCGCCCGCGGCGGCCGTCGAACTGTTCGGCAACAACTGGCTGGTCGCGCTCTCGACGGCCTACGGCGGGCTCGCGCTCGTCGTCCCGGCGATCGTCTCGCTGCTTTTCAACGGCGTCTTCCTCGGTGCGATCGCACGCCTCGAGACGGATCCGACACAACTGGCGGCGTTCGTGGCTCCCCACGGCATCTTCGAGATTCCGGCGATCCTCGTGTCGGCGGCGCTGGGGATCGCCGTCGGAGCGGCCGGGTGGCGGACCCTCCGGGGACGGGCCAGTCGGGTCGAACTGGCGGACACTCTCGAGCGGGCGTTCTGGGTCCTGGTCGGAATCGGCATGGTACTCGCCGTTGCGGCGCTGATCGAGGGGTTCGTCAGTCCGTACTACTACCGCCTGTTCCTCTAA